From the Paraflavitalea soli genome, the window TCCTGCACTTTATCAATGGGACTGCCCTTAAACTCCCTTACCTGGGTAGATGTAGTCAACTGGAAGTCTTCTTTGAATAGTGCTGCTTCTTTCTCACTGACGGGGAACCTGCCCAATCCTGCGGGCCATGACTTCAGGTCGAGCACGGGATTGTCCACATATACCGCAGCCACCCGCTTAGGGTTTTCAGCGGCCCAGTTGAAAGCATAGACCCCGCCACGGCTCATGCCTTCCAGTATCGTCTTTTTGGCCAGTCCGTTTTTCGTCAGCAATGCATAAAAGGAATTCCACAAGGATATAGCCTCGGGGTTACCAAAGAGTTCCGCCACGTCACAATACACAATATGAAAACCGCGCTCCAGTAAGGCAATATCGGCCTGCGGCTCATGGCCCCAGAACCTCGCCCGCCATACCCAGGGTCGCTTTATTGCCGACCATTTGGGTTTTACTACTTTGCATTTCCGATTGAGGAAAGTAAAGTCTGCACATTCATATCCATAAAAGGAACTCACAGTAATGGGCTCCGGAATGCCGGGGAAAATATTGAACGATGTATCCCGCTTAGCTTTGATCAGCTCATACAAACGCCGGGCATAAATAGTAGCGCCTTCCTTATCCGGATGAATTTTATCCGGCATCAGGTTTTGCTTGTCAACAAACAAGGAGTGCATATCCACTACTTCTACCTTTTCGGTATAAGCTACCCGTTGCAGGCGGGGAATGATGTCTTTTACGATCACGCGGTCATAGATTTGTGTGGTATCGGTGAGGAAAGCAGGAATGGGCAGCAGCAATATGATCCTGGGATGGGAAGCCAATTGCCGGAAAGCCTGGATCAGATCGGTACAATCTTTTTCATACTCACTGAGGTGGACGCGGTTGATCAGCTTGCTGTCATTACCGCCCAGGTCTATTATCACAATATCAGGCAGGCTCTTAAGGGCCATCTGGTAGTGATCGGTATTCCAATAAGGGTTGTCCCCTTTGCGCAGCAGGGTGGTGCCGCTTACCCCATAATTGCTTACCATATAATCTTTCCCCAGCAATTCGTACAGCTGGGCGGGAAAGCAGTTGACTTCGCGTTGATCAATGCCATGTCCGAAGGTGATACTGGCGCCAATGCAGGCTACTTTGGTGATGGCTGTACAGGGTATGGCAGCCAATAGCAGGATGATAAAACCGGCAAACATTTTCATGAAACCGAAGATCGTGATTCTTTAGATATGTTTTGATCGCGCAGCCGGTTAAAAATAAACGCACAGACCAGGCACAAACCTGCCAGTATGCCCCAAAGCAAGGTATAGCCACCCTGCATCACCACCAGGGCGCCGCCCACGGGGCCTGTGATATTGGCCACCGACCAGGACAACGCATAAGCGGCCGCATATTTACCGCGGCTTTGTTCATCGGCCCTTTGCATGACCACTGTATTGATAAAGGGCATGGCCATCATTTCTCCGAAAGTGAGGAAGAGTACAGACGCAGTAGCAATGAACAAGGCAGGTAAGCGGGGCAGGGTGAGGCATAAATAAGCCACGCCTGTAGCCACCACCCCTGCCACAATGTAATACACATGCCGCTGCTTACGCTCCCAGTGACCTACCAATACCATCTCAAACAAGGCAATGATCACACCATTCAGTCCCAGCAATAAACCGATCACAGACTCATTGATATGCAATTCTTCTTTCCAGAATACAGGTACCAGCCTAAACATGAGGATAAAGCATGTCATATAAAGGGTAGTCAATACCAGGAAGCGCAACAGGAAGGGGTCTTTCCAGGGGGACTTCTTTTTTGCAGGCGTGGTTGTCTGTATTGTTTTTACCGGTCCTCCACGGGTACGGGGCAACAACGCAATTATCAGCAACCCCACCAGAATATAGGCAATCCCTTCCACCCAAAACAGCAGGTGATAATTGATAGCGGCCAGTATGCCTGCCATGGAACTACCTACGGCCCAGCCTATATTCATTGCCAGCCTGTTGAGGGAATAGGATCGTGTAAGGTTGGCCGGTGCTGAATAAGCCGCAATGGCAGCCACGTTGGCAGGCCTGAAAGACTCGGCCACAAAGCTCATCCCTACTGTCAAAGCACACAATGTGGTAAAATGCTGTACCATCCCAAAAAGAATAAACAAGATACCGCCTGTAATAGAAGCAATGATCTGTACGGGCCTGAATCCTACCTTATCGATCAGGTAGCCGCCCGCAGCAGACCCCAGCACGGAACCAATACCAAACAAGGTGATCACAATACCGGCATCTGCTACACTACGGTGCATGTTTTGCGTGATGTACATGCTCATAAAAGGTACGACCATCGTACCGGCCCGGTTGATGAGTATAATAGAACTCAGCAGCCAGGTTTCCCGGCTCAGGCCGGTGAAGGAAGCGCGGTAGGTATGTGCGATTCTCAGTAGCATACAGTGAGCTGGTTATTTTATGTTTCCAGTGGCACCCAATGCGTCAATACTCCAGGCATAAGCAGGAATGGCGGCCAGCAGGAAGCTGGCTGCACTGGCTGTGAATACGGAATAATTGAGTGGTGAGGTAATGCCAAAGGACACAGCCATACTCAAAGCAAAAAACAATAACAACAGTCCACTGCCGAGGGCTACCCACTGTGTATACCAACCAGCAATCAGCATCACCCCAAAAATGATTTCACTAATGGTAGCAATGATTGCCAACACCTCTGCCAATCGATAGGGCAAAAAGGACATTACCTGGTGGGCATAGGTGCTGAAGCTCGACCAGTTGCCCCAGCTCACCTGTTTTGCCCCGGGAGGCCCCCATACGCCTAATCTGTCAAGTGCCGGCACCAGGTAAGTGATGCCCAGCGCCAATCGCAGGAACAATTGTGCAAAAGCTATTTTCCATTCCATAATAAAGTGTTTTTAAATATACCTAATTCGTTTTTATCAATGGGTGTTATACAAGGCAATCATTCAGCACAAATTCTCTTACGGCCTCCCCGATCTCAGCAGGTGAATCTTCCTGAATATAATGTATTCCCTTTACTGATACTTCGCGTTGGTTGGGCCAGGTCCTGGCAAAGTCCAATGCACGGCCTACCAGTAATGCCCCCGGCTCGGCACTGATCAGCAATTTAGGGAATGGGGCTTCAGCCATCCACTTTCCGTATTGCTCTACCACAGCAACAATATGGGGTGGTTCACCTTCAATGGGAATTTCCCGGGGAAATGATAAGGTGGGCAGCCGGTGCTCCGGATGTTGGAAGGGAGCGCGGTAGGCGTCCATCTCTTCGGGAGCAAGGGTACGGATAATACTTTTGGGTAGTACGGTTTCAATAAAGAAATTATCCTCCAATATCATTTTCTCTCCTTTCTCAGAACGCAGCGCGCGGAAAATAGCATCACGGCCATGGGGAAAATCGCTCCATAAGCGGGGTTGCACAATGGCTTCCATATAAGCAATGCCCTTGATCTGCTCCGGGAAACGGAAGGCACGGTGAAAGCCCAGGGCAGAACCCCAGTCGTGCAGTACGAGGATGATATCTTTCTCCAGTCCTACCGATTCAAACCACGCATCGAGGTAAGCTGCATGGTCCACGAACCGATAGGACTTACCGGGAGATTTGCCGGATTGGCCCATGCCGATCAGGTCGGGAGCCAGGCAGCGCCGGTATTTGCTGAGCCAGGGAATAATATTGCGCCAGAGAAAAGAAGAAGTGGGATTGCCGTGCAGGAATACGACCGGATCGCCCTGGCCCACGTCTATATAACTCATGGTGGCATCCAATACCCGCGCTTGTTTGCGGGGATGGTTATCGCGGGTGGTAATAACAGGCTCATTGCTGAGGGATGTTGCCGGGTTTGTTTGTTTTGTTTCCATGACTATTAGTTTTGTTGTTCGATTTGTGAGAACAAAACTAACAGGCCTTGTGCAAAGCCATTGGGTCCATTATGCGCAAAGCGATAAGACCAATTAAGGACAAGCCTCCCGCAGGCACAGCACCAACTTCTCCACCCCCACTTTCATTTTGTATTTGGTATAAGCGGTAAAGCCCAGCATGATGGCCGGGGACAACTTATATTGTATGGTAAAATAACTCACGAAAGCAATAGCCAGCCGCTCCTTTTGAATGGCTTCTTTGAACTTTGTCATATCGATGTCTTCCGGCAGCCAGCACAGCACATGCATGCCCGATGGCGCCACGCTCACACGGAGCTGATCTTTCAAATGGGTTTGCAGCAGGTGTAATAATTGTTGTTGGCGTTCTGCATAGAGCAGGCGCATCTTGCGGATATGCCGCAGGAAATAACCGCCTTCCATAAAATCACAGAGGATCAGCTGTTCCATCACCGGCGATTGCCGGTCCTGGTTATCTTTTACGCGCTTGAACTCATTGACCATTTGTACAGTAGGCAACACGATATAGGCAAGTCTTAATCCGGGAAACAATACCTTACTGAATGTACCGGAGTAGATGACGCGTCCGCCGGTATCCATACCCTGCAGGCTGGGCAATGGCCTTCCCTCATAGCGAAACTCACTGTCGTAATCATCTTCCAGTATCCAGCTTTGCTGTTGCCGGGCCCAATCCAATAACTGCTCCCGCTTCCCATGCGATAAAGTACACCCCATGGGGAACTGGTGGGAAGGCGTCACATAGGCCAGTTTCGCATCCGGAAAATGCTGCACGCCATGTGCTACGTTCAACCCATCGGCTTCTATAGGTATTGGACAGGGTATTACGCCTGCATTGGTAAAAGCGATCCTTGCGCCATGATAACCGGGGTCTTCCATCCATACCTTATCGCCTTTATTCAGCAGGCATTCAACCACCAGGTTCAGCCCTTGTTGTGATCCGGTTACTACGATCACCTGTTCAGCTTCGCAGGTCACGGCGCGTGCTATGCGCAGGTAGGCAGCAATGGCTTTGCGCAGGTTCCAGCAGCCGAGGGTATCCTCATAACCCAGGTGGGCCTGCTTGAAATTTTTCAATACCTGGTTTCCCGATTGCTGCCATAATTTATAAGGAAATTGATCAAGGGCAGGCATCCCTACCTGGAAGGGGACCGCCTCTATGCGGCTGCCCGTTTGTGCATTTTCTGCTGGCCTCGCTGCAAGGGGTTTTACAGGGGGGGCAGTAGCTTTGGAAGGAACCTGCCCATTGCGGGTGGCATTCAATAAATGGTCTGGTAGTTTTTCTGCCACAAATGTGCCGGCGCCCGTCTTACCTGTTACATAGCCTTCCATCACCAGCTGTTCGTAGGCCTGGCTCACGATCACCCGCGCCACGCCCAGCTCTTTGGCCAGGTTTCTGCCGGGTGGCAGGCGGTCACCAGGCCGTAGCCGGCCAGCAAGGATCATCGCCCGCAACTGTTCATACAATTGTAAGTACAGTGGCGTGGCCAATTGCCGGGAAAGCTTAATGCCTGCAAGAATGATCTCTGGTGATTCTTTTGCCATAAGGACATGCGAATGTAACCAACTCCCTTATTATATGTAAATACCGCCTACCTGGCCCCTTGGCAAGGGATTGTTGCCCAGTTTCCAATACAGCCTGCCATGATTTTCCTTGCCATACTTTTCAAAATCGGGGTGAATGGATTCGATCTTGTTATTACTTAGGTCGCAGTTTTGAATACTGGCCTTTGCAAAATAATCCGGCAATTCTGTGATCAGGTTATGCTGTACCCAAAAGTAAGTATAGAACCCGCATTTCAAGACCGCTCTGGGTATTACACTGATCTTATTATTGCTGGCATAAAAAGAACCCAGTGGCCCCGCAAAAAGCGAATCATCCAGCACTTCCAGCTGATTATGTGAAATATCCAGTTTTCGCAGCTGGTGCATCCCTTCCCGCAGCTGAAAACTCGTCAATTGATTGCGTGCCAGGTTCAGCTCTCCCCATTGCAGGGACTTGTTGTTATTGGCGGCATACAATTTATCGGTATTCACTTCGGTGATCTTATTGGACCGC encodes:
- a CDS encoding GDSL-type esterase/lipase family protein produces the protein MKMFAGFIILLLAAIPCTAITKVACIGASITFGHGIDQREVNCFPAQLYELLGKDYMVSNYGVSGTTLLRKGDNPYWNTDHYQMALKSLPDIVIIDLGGNDSKLINRVHLSEYEKDCTDLIQAFRQLASHPRIILLLPIPAFLTDTTQIYDRVIVKDIIPRLQRVAYTEKVEVVDMHSLFVDKQNLMPDKIHPDKEGATIYARRLYELIKAKRDTSFNIFPGIPEPITVSSFYGYECADFTFLNRKCKVVKPKWSAIKRPWVWRARFWGHEPQADIALLERGFHIVYCDVAELFGNPEAISLWNSFYALLTKNGLAKKTILEGMSRGGVYAFNWAAENPKRVAAVYVDNPVLDLKSWPAGLGRFPVSEKEAALFKEDFQLTTSTQVREFKGSPIDKVQEIVKGHYPILILCADMDEAVAPQENTMLFEKKVKALKGNITVIYKQGFKHHPHSLPNPTPIVDFIVKAAGM
- a CDS encoding MDR family MFS transporter — encoded protein: MLLRIAHTYRASFTGLSRETWLLSSIILINRAGTMVVPFMSMYITQNMHRSVADAGIVITLFGIGSVLGSAAGGYLIDKVGFRPVQIIASITGGILFILFGMVQHFTTLCALTVGMSFVAESFRPANVAAIAAYSAPANLTRSYSLNRLAMNIGWAVGSSMAGILAAINYHLLFWVEGIAYILVGLLIIALLPRTRGGPVKTIQTTTPAKKKSPWKDPFLLRFLVLTTLYMTCFILMFRLVPVFWKEELHINESVIGLLLGLNGVIIALFEMVLVGHWERKQRHVYYIVAGVVATGVAYLCLTLPRLPALFIATASVLFLTFGEMMAMPFINTVVMQRADEQSRGKYAAAYALSWSVANITGPVGGALVVMQGGYTLLWGILAGLCLVCAFIFNRLRDQNISKESRSSVS
- a CDS encoding DoxX family membrane protein, with translation MEWKIAFAQLFLRLALGITYLVPALDRLGVWGPPGAKQVSWGNWSSFSTYAHQVMSFLPYRLAEVLAIIATISEIIFGVMLIAGWYTQWVALGSGLLLLFFALSMAVSFGITSPLNYSVFTASAASFLLAAIPAYAWSIDALGATGNIK
- a CDS encoding haloalkane dehalogenase, whose product is METKQTNPATSLSNEPVITTRDNHPRKQARVLDATMSYIDVGQGDPVVFLHGNPTSSFLWRNIIPWLSKYRRCLAPDLIGMGQSGKSPGKSYRFVDHAAYLDAWFESVGLEKDIILVLHDWGSALGFHRAFRFPEQIKGIAYMEAIVQPRLWSDFPHGRDAIFRALRSEKGEKMILEDNFFIETVLPKSIIRTLAPEEMDAYRAPFQHPEHRLPTLSFPREIPIEGEPPHIVAVVEQYGKWMAEAPFPKLLISAEPGALLVGRALDFARTWPNQREVSVKGIHYIQEDSPAEIGEAVREFVLNDCLV
- the pdxR gene encoding MocR-like pyridoxine biosynthesis transcription factor PdxR; translated protein: MAKESPEIILAGIKLSRQLATPLYLQLYEQLRAMILAGRLRPGDRLPPGRNLAKELGVARVIVSQAYEQLVMEGYVTGKTGAGTFVAEKLPDHLLNATRNGQVPSKATAPPVKPLAARPAENAQTGSRIEAVPFQVGMPALDQFPYKLWQQSGNQVLKNFKQAHLGYEDTLGCWNLRKAIAAYLRIARAVTCEAEQVIVVTGSQQGLNLVVECLLNKGDKVWMEDPGYHGARIAFTNAGVIPCPIPIEADGLNVAHGVQHFPDAKLAYVTPSHQFPMGCTLSHGKREQLLDWARQQQSWILEDDYDSEFRYEGRPLPSLQGMDTGGRVIYSGTFSKVLFPGLRLAYIVLPTVQMVNEFKRVKDNQDRQSPVMEQLILCDFMEGGYFLRHIRKMRLLYAERQQQLLHLLQTHLKDQLRVSVAPSGMHVLCWLPEDIDMTKFKEAIQKERLAIAFVSYFTIQYKLSPAIMLGFTAYTKYKMKVGVEKLVLCLREACP